The Athalia rosae chromosome 7, iyAthRosa1.1, whole genome shotgun sequence genome window below encodes:
- the LOC105683292 gene encoding kinesin-like protein KIF13A isoform X5 encodes MATDKIKVAVRVRPFNRRELEMGTQCVVEMSKEQTILQHPTSIQDKIDRNKPKTFAFDHCFFSLEPGSENFASQEVVFNALGRDILDNAFQGYNACIFAYGQTGSGKSYTMMGSGDNKGIIPRLCDNLFDMIAKQQSSELSYKVEVSYMEIYNEKVHDLLDPKQNKQSLKVREHNVLGPYVDGLSQLAVTAFQDIDNLMAEGNKSRTVAATNMNSESSRSHAVFSVVLTQTLTDSKSGVSGEKVSRMSLVDLAGSERAVKTGAVGDRLKEGSNINKSLTTLGLVISKLADQSSGGKNKDKFVPYRDSVLTWLLKDNLGGNSKTVMVATISPAADNYEETLSTLRYADRAKRIVNHAVVNEDPNARIIRELRQEVEALKEMLLHATGQGSVVGQQRTDITEKLSESERLMKAMSQTWEEKLVKTERLQHERQQALEKMGISVQASGIQVEKNKYYLVNLNADPSLNELLVYYLKEQTLVGGRSAAIPQDIQLHGLGIQPEHCVITIEESGLYMTPLNGARCFINGSQATDRTPLHHGDRIVWGNHHFFRVNCPRNATAVSSEPQTPAQNIDYNFAREELMLNELSNDPIQTAIARLEKQHEEDKQVALEKQRQEYERQFQQLRNILSPSTPYSPYVPYDPLRGSQGGKPACTPTTQMRVEKWAQERDEMFKRSLGQLKADILRANSLVQEANFLAEEMDKQTKFSVTLQIPPNNLSPNRKSVFFQRGAFVSEPAILVKRINMGSQVWSMEKLENKLVDMRDMYEDRKDSHNNQRLPTVKDELPGKTQDPFYESQENHNLIGVANIFLEVLFHDVRLDYHTPIISQQGEVAGRLQVEMSRTSGQFPQDRICEAASDSSSGDSTSFEQDDYSESNHITCRITIKQASGLPLSLSHFVFCQYIFWGHPEPIVVPPVVNPELPVTHFAAGHRDSLAFKFEHTKDFTVPITDEFLEHCSEGALSIEVWGHRSTGFSRSKPGWEVEQQQLAKARSLADRWAELTRKIELWVEIQELNELGEYTPVEVAAKPDMLTGGVYQLRQGQQRRIQVRVKPVQNSGTLPIICQSILNIGVGSVSVRNRLQKPLDSYQEEDLSVLREKWSEALMRRRQYLDQHIQKLINKQANKTEQDIEREQSLLDQWVSLTEERNAVLVPTPGSGIPGAPADWIPPPGMEPHIPVLFLDLNADDLSTHQSGEEVSITGLNSILPKEHGNKFYNLPIIRHLEKDVCAIAAWDSSLHDSVNLNRVTEANERVYLILKTTVRLSHPAPMDLVLRKRLALNIYKRQSITDRFFKRIVRTDCLSQSGVTYEVVSNIPKASEELEDRESLAQIAASGEDSNLSDGETYIEKYTRGVSAVESILTLDRLRQSVAVKELLQAQGQPLMRKTASVPNFSQIMRFDTSMESLVNVARSESVTDLNSELTGLPHTRRTLPGHAKGDENSFLTTPPKPFGIASPNIVASKLGLRMTTLHEETTNSTNQPLTPTPTSSPSREEDEDKSDAYYSEYDAYQPSSKPTKPLTSSRTLDSLVELQSAKINTPSMSSSGYGSQAVSSTNLTSEDSISIKSISVDETPDLEYRNLLESKRTDKMDSSSVEERPEEHQEKTDLIQGNLNTQENVVGHKTEGPALSSWEKASGYSRNTIINSIQIDQKERDDSKNTMNKAHTQGNEITSDQELEQNDVDDDEKIEIEVRRASNSDEDNPLEGTSVVRTKLPLGKVVRRRKVSSGSGRPASCQHRASFPMVRSQLSESRAAVRLEQSLHPGMSYENGDNNSSTERIDDDVSDKTSAFDTRSDLTRIEAPLPDWVVVGESVLVRPYSSSGVIAYVGATEFASGNWIGVELDAPTGKNDGTVQGHRYFTCRPKYGIFVKVDKLIQDRRGRALRSYTKQEPTPPPSVSMHRSTSRGEGLHSLHRSRSRGEGLSTVGTRLSPRSNL; translated from the exons ATGGCTACGGATAAAATAAAGGTCGCCGTTCGGGTTCGCCCGTTCAATCGACGAG AATTGGAAATGGGGACACAGTGTGTCGTCGAGATGTCCAAGGAGCAAACGATCCTGCAGCATCCAACGTCCATCCAGGATAAAATTGATCG GAACAAACCGAAGACTTTCGCATTTGATCACTGCTTCTTTTCTCTGGAACcaggatcggagaatttcgcCAGTCAGGAAGTCGTTTTCAATGCATTGGGTCGCGACATACTCGACAACGCGTTTCAGGGCTACAACGCTTGCATCTTCGCTTACGGTCAAACTG GTTCTGGAAAGTCTTACACGATGATGGGGAGCGGTGATAACAAGGGTATAATACCCAGGCTATGTGACAATCTCTTTGACATGATTGCGAAACAGCAGAGTTCAGAATTGAGCTATAAAGTTGAAGTTTCCTATATGGAAATATACAACGAGAAAGTGCATGATTTGTTGGACCCGAAGCAGAACAAACAGTCGTTGAAAGTTAGGGAACACAACGTCTTGGGACCTTACGTAGACGGACTGAGTCAACTCGCCGTCACCGCCTTCCAG GACATAGACAATTTAATGGCAGAAGGAAACAAATCTCGAACGGTCGCGGCTACTAACATGAACTCTGAAAGCTCGCGTTCGCACGCTGTGTTCTCCGTTGTTCTTACTCAGACGTTGACGGACAGCAAGAGCGGCGTTAGTGGCGAGAAAGTTTCGCGTATGTCTCTGGTAGATTTGGCGGGCAGCGAACGAGCCGTTAAAACAGGGGCTGTGGGTGACAGACTCAAGGAAGGCAGCAATATTAATAA GTCACTCACGACACTGGGTCTTGTGATATCCAAATTGGCGGATCAAAGCTCAGGTGGGAAAAACAAAGACAAATTCGTACCTTACAGAGACTCCGTACTTACGTGGCTACTCAAG gacAATCTTGGAGGTAACAGCAAGACTGTAATGGTAGCGACGATATCGCCGGCCGCTGATAATTACGAGGAGACACTGTCTACGCTACGCTACGCGGACCGAGCCAAAAGAATAGTTAACCACGCCGTTGTTAACGAAGACCCCAATGCCAGGATCATCCGTGAACTCAGGCAGGAAGTTGAAGCCCTCAAAGAAATGCTGCTGCATGCAACG GGTCAAGGATCTGTTGTTGGACAGCAGCGTACGGACATTACGGAAAAACTGTCGGAATCCGAGCGTCTAATGAAGGCCATGTCTCAAACTTGGGAGGAGAAATTGGTGAAGACCGAAAGACTTCAACACGAGCGACAGCAAGCGctggaaaaaatgggaatcaGTGTACAAGCTTCAGGCATACAAgtcgagaaaaacaaatattatttaGTCAACCTTAACGCAGATCCGAGCTTGAACGAGCTCCTAGTTTATTACCTGAAG GAACAAACTCTAGTGGGTGGCCGATCTGCGGCGATACCGCAAGACATCCAACTGCATGGGCTTGGAATTCAGCCTGAACATTGTGTAATAACTATTGAAGAATCAGGCCTGTACATGACACCGCTGAATGGGGCCCGATGTTTCATTAATGGGAGTCAGGCAACTGACAGAACGCCGTTGCATCACGGGGACAGAATTGTGTGGGGGAACCATCACTTTTTCAGAGTAAATTGCCCCAGAAATGCGACGG CGGTTAGCAGCGAACCTCAGACTCCGGCGCAGAACATCGACTACAATTTTGCACGAGAAGAGCTTATGCTCAACGAATTGTCAAACGATCCCATTCAGACCGCCATTGCCAGATTGGAAAAACAGCACGAGGAAGACAAACAA GTTGCTTTGGAGAAGCAAAGACAAGAGTACGAACGGCAGTTTCAACAATTACGTAATATATTATCTCCATCAACACCGTACTCCCCTTACGTGCCGTACGATCCTTTACGTGGGAGCCAAGGTGGCAAACCAGCTTGTACTCCGACTACCCAAATGCGGGTTGAAAAGTGGGCGCAGGAACGCGACGAAATGTTCAAGCGTAGCTTGGGTCAACTCAAAGCCGATATTCTCAGAGCTAATTCCCTGGTGCAAGAGGCAAACTTCTTGGCAGAGGAGATGGACAAACAAACCAAGTTCAGCGTCACCTTACAAATACCACCCAACAATTTGAGCCCGAATAGAAAG AGTGTATTCTTTCAGAGAGGGGCGTTTGTCAGCGAACCAGCAATATTggtgaaaagaataaatatgGGTAGTCAAGTCTGGTCGATGGAAAAACTTGAGAACAAACTTGTGGATATGCGCGATATGTACGAAGACAGAAAAGATTCTCACAACAACCAACGGCTACCCACCGTCAAG GATGAACTGCCTGGAAAAACTCAGGATCCATTTTACGAGTCCCAAGAGAACCACAACCTAATTGGTGTTGCCAATATATTTCTGGAAGTCTTATTCCACGATGTGAGACTAGATTATCATACACCGATAATCAGTCAACAAGGCGAAGTCGCGGGTCGTCTGCAGGTTGAGATGAGTCGAACGTCCGGTCAATTTCCTCAAGATCGTATCTGTGAAGCAGCCTCGGACTCTTCGTCGGGTGATTCGACATCCTTTGAGCAAGACGATTACTCCGAATCGAACCACATAACGTGTCGTATTACCATCAAACAAGCCAGTGGTCTACCACTTTCTCTGAGCCATTTTGTGTTCTGTCAATACATATTCTGGGGACACCCGGAACCTATAGTTGTCCCCCCTGTAGTGAATCCCGAATTGCCAGTGACTCATTTTGCCGCAGGACACAGGGATTCCCTTGCATTCAAATTCGAGCACACCAAGGACTTTACGGTGCCCATCACTGACGAGTTTCTTGAACATTGTTCAG AAGGTGCATTGAGTATAGAGGTTTGGGGTCACAGAAGCACTGGATTCTCTCGAAGTAAGCCAGGCTGGGAAGTGGAACAGCAACAATTGGCCAAGGCAAGGTCGTTGGCCGATCGATGGGCGGAATTAACTCGGAAGATTGAACTTTGGGTAGAAATTCAGGAACTCAACGAATTGGGAGAATACACACCGGTTGAAGTGGCTGCTAAACCAGACATGTTGACTGGCGGCGTTTACCAACTGCGACAGGGACAGCAGCGGCGAATTCAAGTTCGAGTGAAACCGGTCCAGAATTCAGGTACTCTACCAATAATCTGTCAGTCAATTTTAAACATTGGTGTCGGATCGGTTTCGGTCAGAAATCGCTTGCAAAAGCCGCTAGACAGCTACCAGGAAGAAGACCTCAGTGTTCTCAGAGAAAAGTGGAGCGAGGCTTTGATGCGAAGGCGACAATACTTGGATCAACACATTCAAAAGCTCATAAACAAACAAG CCAATAAAACGGAGCAGGATATAGAGAGAGAACAGAGCTTGTTAGATCAATGGGTCAGTTTAACGGAAGAACGGAACGCAGTTCTGGTCCCAACTCCTGGCTCTGGGATTCCTGGTGCTCCAGCTGATTGGATCCCTCCTCCAGGCATGGAGCCCCACATTCCGGTGCTGTTTCTTGATTTGAATG CCGATGATCTTTCGACTCACCAGTCAGGCGAAGAAGTCTCGATAACTGGCCTGAACTCGATTTTACCAAAGGAGcatggaaataaattttacaacctACCGATCATACGACACCTTGAGAAGGATGTGTGTGCTATTGCGGCATGGGACTCGAGCTTGCACGATAGTGTTAATTTGAATAGGGTCACGGAAG CTAATGAGAGAGTCTACCTCATCCTGAAAACAACTGTCAGGCTGTCACATCCGGCACCAATGGACTTAGTGCTTCGTAAAAGACTTGCATTAAATATTTACAAGCGACAAAGTATAACCGATAGGTTTTTCAAGAGGATTGTGCGAACGGATTGCTTGTCACAAAGTGGTGTCACCTATGAAGTAGTTTCCAATATACCCAAGGCCAGTGAAGAACTTGAGGACAGGGAAAGCCTTGCTCAAATTGCTGCCAGTGGAGAAGACAGTAATCTATCTGATGGCGAAACCTATATAG AGAAGTACACGCGTGGAGTGTCTGCTGTTGAGAGCATTTTAACTTTGGATCGTCTGAGGCAGAGTGTGGCGGTTAAAGAGTTACTTCAAGCACAGGGACAACCGCTTATGCGCAAGACTGCCAGCGTACCAAACTTTTCCCAG ATCATGAGATTCGATACCTCAATGGAATCCCTGGTCAACGTGGCGCGGTCGGAAAGCGTTACTGATTTAAATTCAGAGCTAACCGGTCTACCTCACACACGCCGAACTCTGCCTGGACATGCAAAGGGCGATGAAAACAGCTTCTTGACCACACCGCCGAAACCTTTTGGAATTG CATCTCCCAATATCGTTGCAAGCAAACTTGGTCTTCGGATGACAACACTTCACGAAGAAACAACGAACTCTACTAATCAGCCACTAACTCCAACCCCAACATCTTCGCCTTCGCGGGAAGAGGATGAAGATAAAAGCGACGCTTATTACTCGGAGTATGATGCTTATCAA CCATCGTCAAAGCCTACAAAGCCATTAACTTCGTCACGAACTTTAGACTCCCTGGTTGAGCTTCAATCGGCAAAAATAAATACACCTAGCATGAGCAGCAGCGGCTATGGATCTCAAGCAGTTTCCTCGACAAATCTTACCTCCGAAGACTCCATATCAATAAAATCTATCAGTGTCGATGAGACTCCTGACTTAGAGTACAGAAATCTCTTGGAGAGCAAGAGGACAGACAAAATGGATAGTTCTTCGGTAGAAGAAAGGCCTGAAGAACATCAGGAGAAAACCGATCTAATCCAAGGCAATTTGAATACCCAGGAAAACGTTGTTGGCCACAAGACAGAGGGTCCCGCTCTAAGCTCATGGGAGAAGGCGAGTGGTTACTCACGGAATACCATTATAAATTCGATCCAAATTGATCAGAAAGAGCGGGATGATAGCAAAAACACAATGAACAAAGCACACACGCAGGGAAATGAAATTACGTCTGATCAAGAACTAGAGCAAAATGACGttgacgacgatgaaaaaattgaaatcgaggTCCGTCGAGCGTCTAATTCCGATGAAGATAACCCCCTAGAAGGAACCTCAGTTGTTCGTACAAAACTACCTCTTGGCAAA GTTGTCAGGCGAAGAAAAGTTTCCAGTGGTAGCGGGAGACCTGCAAGTTGCCAGCATCGAGCATCCTTCCCGATGGTTCGTTCGCAGTTATCCGAAAGTAGAGCGGCCGTTCGTCTCGAGCAGTCCTTACACCCTGGCATGTCTTACGAGAACGGCGATAATAACAGCTCCACAGAGCGCATTGATG ATGATGTTAGTGATAAAACTTCGGCGTTTGATACGCGATCCGACCTGACGAGGATCGAGGCTCCGTTGCCGGATTGGGTTGTCGTTGGCGAATCTGTTCTGGTGCGCCCTTATAGCTCTTCCGGAGTTATTGCATACGTTGGTGCTACCGAATTTGCCTCTGGAAACTGGATCGGTGTTGAATTAGACGCTCCAACAG GAAAAAATGACGGTACCGTACAAGGCCACAGATATTTTACGTGTCGACCAAAGTACGGGATTTTCGTGAAGGTGGACAAGCTGATTCAAGACAGACGAGGCAGGGCTCTTCGAAGCTATACCAAACAGGAACCGACGCCACCGCCAAGTGTATCCATGCATAGGAGTACAAGCAGAG GAGAAGGTCTTCATTCCCTGCATCGAAGTCGGAGCCGAGGTGAAGGCTTATCAACCGTAGGCACACGGTTATCTCCCCGAAGCaa